One genomic window of Acomys russatus chromosome 29, mAcoRus1.1, whole genome shotgun sequence includes the following:
- the LOC127211274 gene encoding arylacetamide deacetylase-like 4, with amino-acid sequence MASIVQIFKEHAAIITKDESMEPCIFVQEDILEKLKICFMLKFIQFMHDVTVVKKNHNLVVTNMKFGTIPVRLFQPKAVSSKLRRGIIFYHGGGTICGSLDFYHNLCSFLAQETDSVVLSVGYHKLPDHHHPSLSKDCLNASIHFMKGLKTYGVDPSRVVVCGESIGGGAVAVVIQALLSFPSLPQICAQVLITPGIQALNLLLPSHQQHQNVPLLTKDILMMAFCKYLDIDLSWKDAIINGTCIPPDIWKKYRKWIGSDNIPGRFKSKNLLPEFPGPFNEAAYLETKHILEAEMSPLLVDDKIIAQLPKAFLVSCEYGPLRDHALLYKKRLEDQGVPVTWYHVEDGFHGCIVLFDKHPFSFPCSIKIVIALVSYINDI; translated from the exons GAGGATATATTAGAGAAACTGAAAATTTGCTTCATGTTAAAGTTTATCCAGTTTATGCATGATGTAACAGTCGTAAAGAAGAACCATAACTTGGTGGTGACCAACATGAAATTTGGGACAATCCCTGTGAGACTCTTCCAGCCCAAGGCAGTGTCCTCGAAACTCCGGAGAGGCATTATTTTCTACCATGGAGGGGGAACCATATGTGGTAGCCTAG ACTTTTACCACAACCTGTGCAGCTTCCTGGCCCAGGAGACGGATTCTGTGGTGCTGTCAGTGGG gtacCACAAGCTTCCTGACCACCATCACCCTTCTCTTTCTAAAGACTGCCTGAATGCCTCCATTCACTTCATGAAGGGCTTAAAAACCTATGGGGTAGACCCCTCCCGAGTGGTAGTCTGCGGAGAAAGTATTGGAGGTGGGGCTGTGGCCGTTGTCATCCAGGCCTTGCTCAGCTTCCCAAGTCTCCCCCAGATCTGTGCTCAGGTGCTTATTACTCCAGGTATACAGGCTTTAAATTTACTCTTACCTTCACACCAGCAACACCAAAACGTCCCATTACTCACCAAAGACATACTCATGATGGCTTTCTGTAAGTACCTGGACATTGACTTGTCCTGGAAAGATGCAATAATTAATGGCACTTGCATACCCCCAGACATCTGGAAGAAGTACAGGAAATGGATCGGCTCTGATAACATCCCCGGAAGGTTTAAGAGCAAAAACCTTCTGCCTGAGTTTCCAGGACCTTTCAATGAGGCTGCATATCTAGAAACCAAGCATATTTTAGAAGCAGAGATGTCACCTCTCCTAGTAGATGACAAGATCATTGCTCAGCTTCCAAAGGCGTTCCTGGTGAGCTGTGAGTATGGCCCCCTCCGCGATCATGCCTTGCTCTACAAGAAGCGCTTGGAGGACCAGGGGGTCCCTGTGACCTGGTACCATGTGGAGGATGGCTTTCATGGATGCATAGTGTTGTTTGATAAgcatcctttctctttcccctgcTCCATAAAAATTGTAATTGCTCTAGTTAGTTATATAAATGACATATGA